In a genomic window of Carassius gibelio isolate Cgi1373 ecotype wild population from Czech Republic chromosome A3, carGib1.2-hapl.c, whole genome shotgun sequence:
- the LOC127946206 gene encoding uncharacterized protein LOC127946206 isoform X2: MRADPLPAAVVELVKGGSVSSIQDLQFLLFSESIEIEPDSHNDNDTSNRLPRSLLDAQPAQQAICKLRTEVIEVTRSMLDRSNADFLLWPPCVEVQRCSGCCNTKSLQCVPVLTHTRYLQVMKIQYVNKRPLYDKAVVSVLDHVECRCQPAPRPPQRRKSSGHRQEGRERSGKPRPKDELHRRDELKHNQRISLEDLLSHSWLPKERFSESGFGRDGWGLNETQYGGGKGHNRHPGDGRRHGKMNDTATQGTTASLPNHTEQEETDLSLHNVTQFESQSNANRSITNQTSDYNISTLESINHTFMHQSNLTQENKHLQTTNQTDQITSKATGTANQNRGDVFLSVEDNGQNVKGETADVEVKREELEQRQMGKKDKEEKMEELLEMHKILDEEKHNHHLKAQQKNTQQLHHNQEHTYTTAQRTGTASPPVQHLPPHNAPRPAPHPPKRRRKQRNRISKSAMRALLM; this comes from the exons atgagg GCTGATCCTCTTCCGGCCGCTGTGGTGGAGTTGGTGAAGGGTGGCTCTGTGTCTTCTATTCAGGACTTGCAGTTTTTGCTGTTCTCTGAATCTATAG AGATTGAGCCAGACAGTCACAATGACAACGACACCAGCAACCGTCTGCCACGCAGTCTTCTGG ACGCTCAGCCTGCTCAGCAAGCCATCTGTAAGCTCAGGACAGAGGTCATTGAGGTCACTCGCTCCATGTTGGACCGTAGCAATGCAGATTTCCTGTTGTGGCCTCCGTGCGTGGAGGTGCAGAGGTGCTCGGGCTGCTGTAACACCAAGAGCCTGCAGTGTGTGCCTGTACTTACACACACACGATAcctacag GTGATGAAGATACAGTACGTGAACAAGCGGCCGCTCTATGATAAGGCTGTCGTCTCCGTTCTCGACCACGTAGAGTGCCGCTGTCAGCCGGCTCCTCGGCCCCCTCAACGCCGGAAGTCATCCGGCCACAGACAAGAAGGACGGGAACGCTCAGGGAAACCTCGACCCAAAGATGAGCTCCACCGCAGGGATGAACTCAAACACAACCAGAGGATAAGCCTGGAGGACCTGCTCAGCCACAGCTGGCTGCCCAAAGAGAGGTTCTCTGAATCAGGATTCGGCCGGGACGGCTGGGGTCTGAACGAGACGCAGTATGGAGGGGGCAAAGGTCATAACCGTCACCCTGGGGATGGAAGGAGACATGGCAAAATGAATGACACTGCAACACAGGGAACGACGGCTTCTCTGCCAAATCATACCGAGCAGGAAGAAACTGATTTATCATTGCACAACGTTACGCAATTCGAATCGCAGAGTAATGCTAACCGAAGTATAACAAATCAGACATCAGATTATAACATCAGTACATTGGAATCGATCAATCATACTTTTATGCACCAATCAAATCTAACgcaagaaaacaaacatttgcaaacaaccaaTCAGACAGACCAAATCACCTCTAAGGCCACTgggacagccaatcagaatcgaggAGATGTGTTTCTGTCTGTAGAGGATAATGGTCAGAATGTGAAAGGTGAGACAGCGGACGTAGAGGTGAAAAGGGAAGAGCTAGAGCAGAGACAAATGGGCAAAAAGGACAAGGAGGAGAAAATGGAAGAACTGCTGGAAATGCACAAAATCCTGGatgaagaaaaacacaatcaTCACCTCAAAGCTCAACAGAAGAATACACAGCAGCTCCATCACAATCAAGAACACACTTATACAACCGCACAACGCACAG GTACTGCATCTCCTCCTGTGCAACATCTCCCTCCACACAACGCCCCCAGACCAGCTCCTCACCCCCCGAAAAGGAGGAGAAAACAGCGCAATCGCATCAGCAAGTCTGCCATGAGAGCCCTGCTCAtgtaa
- the LOC127946206 gene encoding uncharacterized protein LOC127946206 isoform X1, producing MRSRIPLLLAVLAATCLRFGNAEADPLPAAVVELVKGGSVSSIQDLQFLLFSESIEIEPDSHNDNDTSNRLPRSLLDAQPAQQAICKLRTEVIEVTRSMLDRSNADFLLWPPCVEVQRCSGCCNTKSLQCVPVLTHTRYLQVMKIQYVNKRPLYDKAVVSVLDHVECRCQPAPRPPQRRKSSGHRQEGRERSGKPRPKDELHRRDELKHNQRISLEDLLSHSWLPKERFSESGFGRDGWGLNETQYGGGKGHNRHPGDGRRHGKMNDTATQGTTASLPNHTEQEETDLSLHNVTQFESQSNANRSITNQTSDYNISTLESINHTFMHQSNLTQENKHLQTTNQTDQITSKATGTANQNRGDVFLSVEDNGQNVKGETADVEVKREELEQRQMGKKDKEEKMEELLEMHKILDEEKHNHHLKAQQKNTQQLHHNQEHTYTTAQRTGTASPPVQHLPPHNAPRPAPHPPKRRRKQRNRISKSAMRALLM from the exons ATGAGATCGCGGATCCCGCTTCTTCTCGCGGTACTTGCGGCGACGTGTCTGCGGTTTGGCAATGCGGAG GCTGATCCTCTTCCGGCCGCTGTGGTGGAGTTGGTGAAGGGTGGCTCTGTGTCTTCTATTCAGGACTTGCAGTTTTTGCTGTTCTCTGAATCTATAG AGATTGAGCCAGACAGTCACAATGACAACGACACCAGCAACCGTCTGCCACGCAGTCTTCTGG ACGCTCAGCCTGCTCAGCAAGCCATCTGTAAGCTCAGGACAGAGGTCATTGAGGTCACTCGCTCCATGTTGGACCGTAGCAATGCAGATTTCCTGTTGTGGCCTCCGTGCGTGGAGGTGCAGAGGTGCTCGGGCTGCTGTAACACCAAGAGCCTGCAGTGTGTGCCTGTACTTACACACACACGATAcctacag GTGATGAAGATACAGTACGTGAACAAGCGGCCGCTCTATGATAAGGCTGTCGTCTCCGTTCTCGACCACGTAGAGTGCCGCTGTCAGCCGGCTCCTCGGCCCCCTCAACGCCGGAAGTCATCCGGCCACAGACAAGAAGGACGGGAACGCTCAGGGAAACCTCGACCCAAAGATGAGCTCCACCGCAGGGATGAACTCAAACACAACCAGAGGATAAGCCTGGAGGACCTGCTCAGCCACAGCTGGCTGCCCAAAGAGAGGTTCTCTGAATCAGGATTCGGCCGGGACGGCTGGGGTCTGAACGAGACGCAGTATGGAGGGGGCAAAGGTCATAACCGTCACCCTGGGGATGGAAGGAGACATGGCAAAATGAATGACACTGCAACACAGGGAACGACGGCTTCTCTGCCAAATCATACCGAGCAGGAAGAAACTGATTTATCATTGCACAACGTTACGCAATTCGAATCGCAGAGTAATGCTAACCGAAGTATAACAAATCAGACATCAGATTATAACATCAGTACATTGGAATCGATCAATCATACTTTTATGCACCAATCAAATCTAACgcaagaaaacaaacatttgcaaacaaccaaTCAGACAGACCAAATCACCTCTAAGGCCACTgggacagccaatcagaatcgaggAGATGTGTTTCTGTCTGTAGAGGATAATGGTCAGAATGTGAAAGGTGAGACAGCGGACGTAGAGGTGAAAAGGGAAGAGCTAGAGCAGAGACAAATGGGCAAAAAGGACAAGGAGGAGAAAATGGAAGAACTGCTGGAAATGCACAAAATCCTGGatgaagaaaaacacaatcaTCACCTCAAAGCTCAACAGAAGAATACACAGCAGCTCCATCACAATCAAGAACACACTTATACAACCGCACAACGCACAG GTACTGCATCTCCTCCTGTGCAACATCTCCCTCCACACAACGCCCCCAGACCAGCTCCTCACCCCCCGAAAAGGAGGAGAAAACAGCGCAATCGCATCAGCAAGTCTGCCATGAGAGCCCTGCTCAtgtaa
- the LOC127946206 gene encoding uncharacterized protein LOC127946206 isoform X3 gives MHNTTLDAQPAQQAICKLRTEVIEVTRSMLDRSNADFLLWPPCVEVQRCSGCCNTKSLQCVPVLTHTRYLQVMKIQYVNKRPLYDKAVVSVLDHVECRCQPAPRPPQRRKSSGHRQEGRERSGKPRPKDELHRRDELKHNQRISLEDLLSHSWLPKERFSESGFGRDGWGLNETQYGGGKGHNRHPGDGRRHGKMNDTATQGTTASLPNHTEQEETDLSLHNVTQFESQSNANRSITNQTSDYNISTLESINHTFMHQSNLTQENKHLQTTNQTDQITSKATGTANQNRGDVFLSVEDNGQNVKGETADVEVKREELEQRQMGKKDKEEKMEELLEMHKILDEEKHNHHLKAQQKNTQQLHHNQEHTYTTAQRTGTASPPVQHLPPHNAPRPAPHPPKRRRKQRNRISKSAMRALLM, from the exons ATGCATAATACAACATTAG ACGCTCAGCCTGCTCAGCAAGCCATCTGTAAGCTCAGGACAGAGGTCATTGAGGTCACTCGCTCCATGTTGGACCGTAGCAATGCAGATTTCCTGTTGTGGCCTCCGTGCGTGGAGGTGCAGAGGTGCTCGGGCTGCTGTAACACCAAGAGCCTGCAGTGTGTGCCTGTACTTACACACACACGATAcctacag GTGATGAAGATACAGTACGTGAACAAGCGGCCGCTCTATGATAAGGCTGTCGTCTCCGTTCTCGACCACGTAGAGTGCCGCTGTCAGCCGGCTCCTCGGCCCCCTCAACGCCGGAAGTCATCCGGCCACAGACAAGAAGGACGGGAACGCTCAGGGAAACCTCGACCCAAAGATGAGCTCCACCGCAGGGATGAACTCAAACACAACCAGAGGATAAGCCTGGAGGACCTGCTCAGCCACAGCTGGCTGCCCAAAGAGAGGTTCTCTGAATCAGGATTCGGCCGGGACGGCTGGGGTCTGAACGAGACGCAGTATGGAGGGGGCAAAGGTCATAACCGTCACCCTGGGGATGGAAGGAGACATGGCAAAATGAATGACACTGCAACACAGGGAACGACGGCTTCTCTGCCAAATCATACCGAGCAGGAAGAAACTGATTTATCATTGCACAACGTTACGCAATTCGAATCGCAGAGTAATGCTAACCGAAGTATAACAAATCAGACATCAGATTATAACATCAGTACATTGGAATCGATCAATCATACTTTTATGCACCAATCAAATCTAACgcaagaaaacaaacatttgcaaacaaccaaTCAGACAGACCAAATCACCTCTAAGGCCACTgggacagccaatcagaatcgaggAGATGTGTTTCTGTCTGTAGAGGATAATGGTCAGAATGTGAAAGGTGAGACAGCGGACGTAGAGGTGAAAAGGGAAGAGCTAGAGCAGAGACAAATGGGCAAAAAGGACAAGGAGGAGAAAATGGAAGAACTGCTGGAAATGCACAAAATCCTGGatgaagaaaaacacaatcaTCACCTCAAAGCTCAACAGAAGAATACACAGCAGCTCCATCACAATCAAGAACACACTTATACAACCGCACAACGCACAG GTACTGCATCTCCTCCTGTGCAACATCTCCCTCCACACAACGCCCCCAGACCAGCTCCTCACCCCCCGAAAAGGAGGAGAAAACAGCGCAATCGCATCAGCAAGTCTGCCATGAGAGCCCTGCTCAtgtaa